A region of Micromonospora sp. WMMD882 DNA encodes the following proteins:
- the hppD gene encoding 4-hydroxyphenylpyruvate dioxygenase codes for MQIRAIDHIEMFVGDARQAAFYFGTAVGFQLCGQGGPETGLTGQRSLLLRQGDIRMVLTSGLTAGHEASTYVQRHGDGVAVVALEVDDIADAYADLVARGATALTPPHAFTGADAEVVVAEVGGFGDVRHRLVQRRGDRERFLPGVFEPLAEPAGQTGGPLTRIDHLAICVPPGQLDDTVAHYRDVFGFDPIFTEHVEVAGQAMNSTVVQSRSGQVTLVLLEPDATRRPGQIDAFLDRHAGAGVQHLGLATDDIVAAVEELRGRGVRFAGTPGSYYDVLQDRVGRLDAPIDRLRDLGVLVDRDHAGHLLQIFTESMHVRRTLFLELIERRGALTFGSGNIRALYEAKERELAAVAAAPQGG; via the coding sequence ATGCAGATACGCGCAATCGACCATATCGAGATGTTCGTGGGGGACGCCCGGCAGGCGGCCTTCTACTTCGGCACGGCCGTCGGCTTCCAACTCTGCGGGCAGGGCGGCCCGGAGACCGGGCTGACCGGCCAGCGGTCGCTGCTGCTGCGGCAGGGCGACATCCGGATGGTGCTCACCTCCGGGCTGACCGCCGGGCACGAGGCGTCGACGTACGTGCAGCGGCACGGTGACGGCGTCGCCGTCGTCGCGTTGGAGGTCGACGACATCGCCGACGCGTACGCCGACCTGGTCGCCCGGGGGGCGACGGCGCTGACCCCGCCGCACGCCTTCACCGGCGCGGACGCCGAGGTGGTCGTCGCCGAGGTGGGCGGCTTCGGCGACGTGCGGCACCGGCTGGTGCAGCGCCGGGGCGACCGGGAGCGGTTCCTGCCCGGCGTGTTCGAGCCGCTGGCCGAGCCGGCCGGGCAGACCGGCGGGCCGCTCACCCGGATCGACCACCTGGCGATCTGCGTGCCGCCCGGACAGCTCGACGACACCGTCGCGCACTACCGGGACGTCTTCGGGTTCGACCCGATCTTCACCGAGCACGTCGAGGTGGCCGGGCAGGCGATGAACTCCACGGTGGTGCAGAGCCGGTCCGGGCAGGTCACCCTGGTGCTGCTGGAGCCGGACGCCACCCGCCGGCCCGGCCAGATCGACGCCTTCCTCGACCGGCACGCCGGGGCCGGCGTGCAGCACCTCGGCCTGGCCACCGACGACATCGTCGCCGCCGTCGAGGAGCTGCGCGGCCGGGGCGTGCGGTTCGCCGGCACCCCGGGCAGCTACTACGACGTCCTTCAGGACCGGGTCGGCCGGCTCGACGCCCCGATCGACCGGCTGCGTGACCTGGGGGTGCTGGTCGACCGGGACCACGCCGGGCACCTGCTGCAGATCTTCACCGAGTCGATGCACGTACGCCGGACGCTGTTCCTGGAGCTGATCGAGCGGCGGGGCGCGCTCACCTTCGGCAGCGGCAACATCAGGGCGCTCTACGAGGCGAAGGAACGGGAGCTGGCCGCCGTCGCGGCAGCCCCGCAGGGAGGGTAG
- a CDS encoding phytanoyl-CoA dioxygenase family protein: MTTTEITTEPRLTDGERALLPTDEEVAFYAEHGWYLSRKLFTDDEIDELTAASDRYYAGERDRLLPTRPPKLAYWEPAKGDVQRHNDYVHHEHDVIGRILRKPLIGAVAARLARADEIRVFQSTMIYKPPISGEPSNIVPWHFDKHYWSSSSSERMLTAFVPFHDCDVQMGTITMVDGSHRWQEIGADDTVVRHFADRDRDQLEEMLAENAAHNHAEIRKIPMVIPRGHVSFHHCRTYHGSGPNVSGRPRRAISLHLQDGDNAWREFPLSDGSRAAYNHDVLVRRTPDGRPDYADPEYCPVIWRASARQGG, from the coding sequence ATGACCACCACCGAGATCACCACCGAGCCGCGGCTCACCGACGGGGAACGGGCGTTGCTGCCCACCGACGAGGAGGTGGCCTTCTACGCCGAACACGGCTGGTACCTGTCGCGGAAGCTGTTCACCGACGACGAGATCGACGAGCTGACGGCCGCCTCCGACCGCTACTACGCGGGCGAACGCGACCGGCTGCTGCCGACCCGCCCGCCGAAGCTGGCCTACTGGGAGCCGGCAAAGGGCGACGTGCAGCGGCACAACGACTACGTCCACCACGAGCACGACGTGATCGGTCGGATCCTGCGCAAGCCGCTGATCGGCGCGGTGGCCGCCCGGCTCGCCCGGGCCGACGAGATCCGGGTCTTCCAGTCCACGATGATCTACAAGCCGCCGATCTCCGGTGAGCCGAGCAACATCGTGCCCTGGCACTTCGACAAGCACTACTGGTCGTCGTCGTCGTCGGAGCGGATGCTCACCGCGTTCGTCCCGTTCCACGACTGCGACGTTCAGATGGGCACCATCACCATGGTCGACGGCTCGCACCGCTGGCAGGAGATCGGCGCGGACGACACCGTGGTCCGGCACTTCGCCGACCGCGACCGCGACCAGCTCGAGGAGATGCTGGCCGAGAACGCCGCGCACAACCACGCCGAGATCCGCAAGATCCCCATGGTGATCCCCCGGGGACACGTCAGCTTCCACCACTGCCGCACCTACCACGGCAGCGGCCCGAACGTCAGCGGACGCCCCCGCCGGGCGATCTCGCTGCACCTGCAGGACGGCGACAACGCCTGGCGGGAGTTCCCGCTCTCCGACGGCAGCCGCGCCGCGTACAACCACGACGTGCTGGTCCGCCGTACGCCCGACGGGCGACCGGACTACGCCGATCCCGAATACTGCCCGGTCATCTGGCGCGCGAGCGCCCGGCAAGGAGGCTGA